In the genome of Cronobacter malonaticus LMG 23826, one region contains:
- the cysQ gene encoding 3'(2'),5'-bisphosphate nucleotidase CysQ — protein sequence MLEQICQLAREAGSAIMEVYEGHKPLEATQKVDDSPVTAADIAAHAVIVAGLKALTPQVPVLSEEDPPGWDVRQHWQRYWLVDPLDGTKEFLKRNGEFTVNIALIEDGKPVLGVVYAPVLNVMYSAAEGKAWKEECGVRKQIQVRDARPPRVVISRSHGDNAELQDYLQQLGEHQTTSVGSSLKFCLVAEGEAQLYPRFGLTNIWDTAAGHAVAVAAGAQVHDWQGKTLDYTPRESFLNPSFRVTIY from the coding sequence ATGTTAGAACAGATTTGCCAACTGGCGCGCGAAGCCGGCAGTGCCATCATGGAAGTCTACGAGGGTCACAAACCGCTGGAAGCCACCCAAAAGGTTGATGATTCGCCGGTGACGGCGGCGGATATCGCAGCGCACGCGGTGATTGTCGCCGGGCTAAAAGCGCTGACGCCGCAGGTGCCAGTGCTCTCCGAAGAAGATCCGCCAGGCTGGGACGTGCGCCAGCACTGGCAGCGCTACTGGCTGGTGGACCCGCTCGACGGCACAAAAGAGTTTCTCAAGCGCAACGGCGAATTCACCGTCAATATCGCGCTGATTGAAGACGGTAAGCCGGTGCTCGGCGTGGTCTACGCACCGGTGCTGAATGTGATGTACAGCGCGGCGGAAGGCAAGGCGTGGAAAGAAGAGTGCGGCGTGCGCAAGCAGATCCAGGTGCGCGACGCGCGTCCGCCGCGCGTGGTGATAAGCCGCTCCCACGGCGATAACGCCGAATTGCAGGATTATCTGCAACAGCTCGGCGAACACCAGACCACGTCCGTGGGCTCGTCGCTGAAGTTCTGCCTGGTGGCGGAAGGGGAGGCGCAGCTTTATCCGCGCTTCGGGCTGACGAATATCTGGGATACGGCGGCAGGCCACGCCGTGGCGGTCGCCGCCGGGGCGCAGGTTCACGACTGGCAGGGCAAAACGCTCGATTACACGCCGCGTGAATCGTTCCTGAACCCCAGCTTCCGGGTCACTATTTACTGA
- a CDS encoding YtfJ family protein: protein MTLRGMLALSCLLLPLMASAHNFKENDRVPPIGINDKGELMLDKDQFSYKNWNSAQLPGKVRVLQHIAGRTSAKEKNAGLIEAIKAAKFPHDRYQTTTIVNSDDAIPGTGMFVRNSIESNKQQYPWSQFIVDSNGVAQKAWQLEPGSSAIVVLDKDGRVRYAKDGGLTQEEVQQVMNLLQQLLSK, encoded by the coding sequence ATGACCCTGCGCGGAATGCTGGCGCTAAGCTGCCTGCTGCTGCCGCTGATGGCCTCGGCACACAATTTCAAAGAGAACGACCGCGTGCCGCCCATCGGCATTAACGACAAAGGCGAACTGATGCTGGATAAAGATCAGTTTAGCTACAAAAACTGGAACAGCGCGCAGTTACCTGGAAAAGTGCGAGTGCTGCAACATATTGCCGGACGCACCTCGGCGAAAGAGAAAAACGCGGGGCTGATTGAAGCCATCAAAGCCGCGAAATTTCCGCACGACCGCTACCAGACCACAACGATTGTGAACAGCGACGACGCCATTCCCGGTACCGGCATGTTTGTTCGCAACAGCATTGAGAGCAATAAACAGCAGTATCCGTGGTCGCAGTTTATCGTCGACAGCAACGGCGTGGCGCAAAAAGCCTGGCAGCTGGAGCCGGGAAGCTCGGCGATTGTGGTGCTGGATAAAGACGGGCGCGTACGGTACGCGAAAGATGGCGGCCTGACGCAGGAAGAAGTGCAGCAGGTCATGAACCTGCTGCAACAGTTACTCAGTAAATAG
- a CDS encoding DUF1107 domain-containing protein has protein sequence MKIFQRYNPLQVAKYVKILFRGRLYIKDVGAFEFDKGKILVPKVKDKQHYSVMSEVNRQVMRLQTEMA, from the coding sequence ATGAAAATTTTCCAACGTTACAACCCGCTTCAGGTGGCGAAGTACGTGAAGATCCTGTTTCGTGGACGGTTGTATATCAAGGATGTTGGCGCTTTCGAGTTCGATAAAGGCAAAATCCTCGTCCCGAAAGTGAAGGACAAACAGCACTACTCCGTCATGTCCGAAGTCAACCGTCAGGTTATGCGCCTCCAGACCGAGATGGCGTAA